The nucleotide window CAATTCCAGCCCGCTCGTGAATGACGCCGGCCGGGAGGACAGCGGATCGGTGAACTCGATGTGCCGGGCAAGGAGTTGCAGGGGTTTCGAGTAGTCGTCCTCCTGCTGGGGTTGCAGGACGGGGTAGAACGGGTCGTTGACGATTCCGAGGCCCAGGCCCGCCATGTGAAGCCGCAGCTGGTGCGTCTTGCCGGTGTGCGGTTGCAGCCGGTAGCGGCCCACGCCGTTGTGTTCCCCGATTAGCTGCACCCGCGTCTCCGCGTTCGGTTCGCCGGGGACCTCCTGCGCGAGGAGGTAGTCGCGGGACTTCACAATGCGGCTATGGACGGTGCGCGGGTGCGCGTCGAGCTCCAACGAGGCGTCGATACTGGCAGCGGCCTCATACTCCTTGCGGATGCGGCGATTCTCGAACAGGAGCTGGTACGCGCCGCGCGTCGCCGGGTTGGTCGAGAACATCAGGATTCCGGCGGTCATCCGGTCGAGGCGGTGCATGGGAATCAGGTCTGGCAAATTCAGCTGCACCCGCAACCGCACCAGCGCCGACTCCGCCACGTACATGCCGCCCGGCGTGGTGGGCAGGAAGTGCGGTTTGTCCACGACCAGCAGGTTCTCGTCCTGGTGCAGGATGCTCAGTTCCACCGGCAGGCGCTTCTCCACCGGCAGTTCCCGGTAGTACCAGATGAACGTGTGCTCGCTGAGGGGAGTCGCCCGGGTGAGCCGCTCGCCTCCCAGGGCAACCACTTCACCGCGGTCGAAGCGCTCGGCAATTCCGTCCGGATCCACATGGTTCCAACGGTCCAGAATGTACTCCAGCGCGGTGTCCCACGGCCCCTCCGAGGGAAGTCGAAGCCGCGTGGCGTTCACGCCGTTGCGCACGGGCAGAGGGGATTGCATCACCTGTCAAGGGTAGCGGGAGCCGGTGACAACACGCTCTCAGCAACCCACGATCCGGTAGAGGGCGGCTTCCCCCTCGCTGTCCACGCGTTCAAACCCGTTCTCCGGGATCAGATTCTGCAGCCCCGGCACAACCTCCGTTTCCCCTGGGTGCACGGAGTTGATCCCGAAATCAAGGACGTATCCCACCCCCATTTCGTCCACAGCAGGGCAGACCTCCTGGTTGGTGGTGAGCTCATCCAGGGACTCGTAGATGATCTTGCCGGCAGCCGATGCGGGAAGGGTTCCGTACGGCAGCAGCGTGGGGATGCCCGTGTAGGAGTAGGACAGCGACGCACCGGTCAGCGGCACCCCGACGATGCCTTCTCCCTCCTCCACAGTCTCCGGCAGGCGCTCGATGAGCGCGAGCTCATCCTCAGTCAGCAGTTGCGAATCCCCGGTGAACCGGTACTTCGCGGCGGCTTCCGTCACTCCGCGCTGCACCGCTCCCAGCGGCGCCAGCAGCACACCCACAACAACCAGCACGACGACGACGGCGGCGCCCCGCTTCCTGCTTTCCTCACGGAGGAGGGAGCGCACCTTCGGCCGGCGCTTGGCGGTGTCGACGAGGGCCACGGCTCCGAGGGACGCGATGATGATCCCGGCCACGGGCAGCATGGCGCTGATCCGGAAGTAGTCGTTGTACCAGACGCCGGCCACTATCCACCGGAGGTCCGGGGCTTCCTTCCAGTTGGCGACCACGAACAGCATCGCTGCGAAACCGTACAGGGCCAGCGTCCAGCGGTGCCGTTTGCGGCGGAGCACGACCACGGCTCCGAGCAGTGTCAGCGCCGCGACGAGGAAGGCTGGGGGCCGGAACAGCGGGGAATGCAGGACCACCTCGAGCAGGGCGAAGCCGACGTTACCGAGTTCGTCCCAGTTGTCCGAACTGCCGCGCGCGGGGCGAAGCCGCATCCAGGCAACACTGAGGACCAGCAGGAAAACCGCCGTCGGCAGGAGGGTGCGCCAGGCCGGCTCGCCGCTCCGGCGGAGTCTGCTGTACGCGGCTGCGAGCACCATGGGCAGGCTGAGGCCGAGTGCGCCGACGACCGACGACGGGTGGGCCAGTGCCAGCCCCGGCAGAACTCCGAGCAGCAGCAGGAGGTTGGCCGCCGTCGTCGTACGCAGGGGCGCGCCGACACGCATCAGCTGCACCACCAGCCCGAGCACTCCAGGCAGCAGGGCGATGGACAGCATGAACGGGTAGACGACGCCGAATTCGTACAGAAGGTAGGGGAAGCCGCTGTAGGCGCCGGACAGCACGGCGGCGCTGAGTAGGGCCGCGCGGCGCTCGCCGGTCACGCGGGTCACGAGGAAAAGGCACCCGATGCACCAGATGGCCAGGACAATGGCGAGATTCACCACGTTGATGGCTGCCGGTATGGACAGACCGGAGGACATCAGGACCACCGATACGATGGCATGCCATCCCGCCGGGTAGAACGTGGCCGCCCGTGTTCCGAGGTACCCGAGGTCCAGGGAGGATGCGTTGCCGGTTTCCGCGATATAGCGGATGGCATTGAGGTGGAAGATGTTGTCGTGTGATTGGGCGATGTTTTCCGGGTCGCCGAAAATCCACAGCGTAATCAGGCCGACCGGGATTGCTGCAACGGTCCACGCAGCAAGGGTTCGCCGCAGCGGCCCGCCGGGGTCCGAGGCGACCGCATCCCCGAAGCGTCGCCGGATGAGCCAGAGCAGCAGTGCCACGGCGGCCGTGACTCCGAGCAGCGGCACCAGCGACCAGCGGACGCCCACCAGCGCCGCCGACTCGGAAGCGATGACCACGGCACTGACGCTCAGCGGACCGGCCAGGGCAAGCAGGGTAAGGCGGCGGAGGCCGAAGATCGCACCCCACAGCAGGCCGGGGCCAAGGAGGACCAGCAGCGCAACGAGGAAGCCGGGCAGCGTGCTGAGCCAGCTCATGGTCTCCCCCGGTAGTTAGTGCGGATGGTGCCGATGATCATGTGGGCGCGGATCGAGCTCACGCCGTCTCCCGCGCTGGCTGGCAGTGCGGGCAGTGGTAGAGCACCCGCTGTTCCAGCTCGTTGTCGCCGAGCTCGCTGCGCACCACCCGGGTTCCGCAGCGCAGACACCCCCGGTCCGTCCGCCCGTACACCCACAGCGGATCACGCAGCAGGGACCCCGTGGTGACGCGCGTGGACCGGTCCTTGTTCACCTCGAGCAGACGGTGCGCGAGTTCCACCATCCGCGGCAGGTTCCTGACTTCGCCCACCGGGGTGAGCGGATGCTCCCCGGCGAGGAAACACAACTCGCATCGGTAAACGTTACCGATGCCGGCGAGGTTCCGCTGGTCAAGCAGCGCCAGGCCCACAGGGCGGCCGGGGTCAGCACGCAAGCGACGCAACGCCTCCTCTGCGTCCCAGTCAGGTCCCAGGAGGTCCGGGCCGAGGTAGCCGACGGCGTCCTCCTCCTGCCGCTGCGGGATGATGCGGAGGAATCCGAGTTCAAAGCCCACGATTGTGGAGGTTTTGGTTTCCAGGATGCAGCGCGCCTTGAAGGCCGGTCGCCGCCACTTGCCGCCCTTCGGATAGACGTGCCAGAGGCCCTCCATCTTCAGGTGGGAGTGAATGCTCCACTCGTCCTCCACATGGATGAGCAGGTGCTTGCCGCGCGCAACCACGTCGCGCACCGTCCGCCCGGTGAAGTCCACCGTGGCGAACTTCGGCACGCGGATGTCGCAGCGGGTGAGCTCCTTGTCGTGAAGTGCGCGGTCGAGGTCCCGGGCAGCGCGCCAGACCGTATCTCCCTCAGGCACGGATCCTCAGCCCCCGGGGCGTGCTGTAGAAGCCGGCGTCGGCAAGTGCGCGCCCGCCGGGGGAGTCGAGGACCGATTCACCGTTGATTTTTTCGACAGCCATCTTGTCCGCCGCCCCGTGGCGGATCGCGGCGACCAGCGCCTCCGCTGCGGCGGCGAGTGAGCCGGTGTCTTCGGTGTAGGTCAGCATCGTCTTTCCGCCGCGCTCAACATAGAGCGCCAGTTGCCCGTCGACGAGTACCACCAAGGCGCCGGCTTTGCGGCCGGGCCGGTGCCCGCCCTCGTGCGGGGGCCATCCCAGCGCCGCGCCGAAGGGGTTCGCCGGGTCCGTGGCAGCAAGCGCAACGGTGACCGGCTTCGTCGCGAGGGCGGCGTCCGGGCGGGCGTCCGCGCTTAAGGAGCGCAGTCGGTCCACGGTGGCCGGCACCGCGAACTGCGCCGCACCGAGGTGCTCGATGAAGTAGCCGCGCCGGCAGCGACCCATCTCCTCCAGGCGGGACAGCATCTTGTACATGAGCCCAAACCCACCCGGTATACCTTCACTCGCAACCGAACCGCGGGTGAGTACGCCGTAGCGGTCCATGAGCAGTTCCGCGGTGGCGTGTGCCCGGATGGTGGTGT belongs to Arthrobacter tumbae and includes:
- a CDS encoding Fpg/Nei family DNA glycosylase: MPEGDTVWRAARDLDRALHDKELTRCDIRVPKFATVDFTGRTVRDVVARGKHLLIHVEDEWSIHSHLKMEGLWHVYPKGGKWRRPAFKARCILETKTSTIVGFELGFLRIIPQRQEEDAVGYLGPDLLGPDWDAEEALRRLRADPGRPVGLALLDQRNLAGIGNVYRCELCFLAGEHPLTPVGEVRNLPRMVELAHRLLEVNKDRSTRVTTGSLLRDPLWVYGRTDRGCLRCGTRVVRSELGDNELEQRVLYHCPHCQPARETA
- a CDS encoding RluA family pseudouridine synthase; translated protein: MQSPLPVRNGVNATRLRLPSEGPWDTALEYILDRWNHVDPDGIAERFDRGEVVALGGERLTRATPLSEHTFIWYYRELPVEKRLPVELSILHQDENLLVVDKPHFLPTTPGGMYVAESALVRLRVQLNLPDLIPMHRLDRMTAGILMFSTNPATRGAYQLLFENRRIRKEYEAAASIDASLELDAHPRTVHSRIVKSRDYLLAQEVPGEPNAETRVQLIGEHNGVGRYRLQPHTGKTHQLRLHMAGLGLGIVNDPFYPVLQPQQEDDYSKPLQLLARHIEFTDPLSSRPASFTSGLELSSLT
- a CDS encoding DUF6541 family protein, yielding MSWLSTLPGFLVALLVLLGPGLLWGAIFGLRRLTLLALAGPLSVSAVVIASESAALVGVRWSLVPLLGVTAAVALLLWLIRRRFGDAVASDPGGPLRRTLAAWTVAAIPVGLITLWIFGDPENIAQSHDNIFHLNAIRYIAETGNASSLDLGYLGTRAATFYPAGWHAIVSVVLMSSGLSIPAAINVVNLAIVLAIWCIGCLFLVTRVTGERRAALLSAAVLSGAYSGFPYLLYEFGVVYPFMLSIALLPGVLGLVVQLMRVGAPLRTTTAANLLLLLGVLPGLALAHPSSVVGALGLSLPMVLAAAYSRLRRSGEPAWRTLLPTAVFLLVLSVAWMRLRPARGSSDNWDELGNVGFALLEVVLHSPLFRPPAFLVAALTLLGAVVVLRRKRHRWTLALYGFAAMLFVVANWKEAPDLRWIVAGVWYNDYFRISAMLPVAGIIIASLGAVALVDTAKRRPKVRSLLREESRKRGAAVVVVLVVVGVLLAPLGAVQRGVTEAAAKYRFTGDSQLLTEDELALIERLPETVEEGEGIVGVPLTGASLSYSYTGIPTLLPYGTLPASAAGKIIYESLDELTTNQEVCPAVDEMGVGYVLDFGINSVHPGETEVVPGLQNLIPENGFERVDSEGEAALYRIVGC